The window ATTTGAATGTTTTAGAAAAGCCACCGCCTAAGTTTACATATTTGTTTCCACTTATATTGACGTAGGAAGAAAACTGCTTTCCAGAATCGTCATAATAAGAATAGTTGGACACATCATTATTATAGTAGTTGAAACTTAAGCTCATATAATAGTTCATGTTTTTCAAGATATTATAATTGCTGTAGTAGATGTAAGATGAGTTTTGCCACCTGTTTTTCAAATTGGGATTTCCTTGGTAAGTAATCAAAGGATTGAGGTTGTCTGTAAACGGAGTGAGCTGTTCTGCAGTAGGAATTGAAAAATCTGCGCTATTGTAAATACTCAGGCTTTTATTGTCTGAAAACTGATATTGAAGATTTAAACTATAGCCAGGTAAAGCAAAGTTATTTTGAAAGTTGTATCGTTGACTGTTGAAAAACGAGTTCACCTTCATATCTGTAATATCCAAATTTGCCGATGCCCATAAATTGATTTTCTTTTTATTGAGTTCATAAGATATTTCTGGTCTAAATTGGCTGTTTTTTTGGCTCATCGCATTCGATAAAGAATCATTATAATTAGTCACTCCTTAAAAACGCATTAACGTTTTGGTTTTCAGTTTTATAGTTTAAAATTTAACAAAAAAATATTGTGAAAAATTGCAAGAAACCGTATTTTTAGGGTGTAAAAAGCGGCAAAATGTTAGGTAAAATAAAACCAGATTTACAGCAAAATTTATTCAAGACCAGACTTACGGAACTCATTAATATGGAGCATCCGTTGGTAAAATTGGCTCACGAAATCTCTTGGGAGAAAATGGAGCAAGAGTTTGCAAAACTGTTTTCAGAGCAAGGAAGACCCTCGGTTGCAATTCGTAAAATAGCAGGAATGCTTCTGCTTAAGGAAATGTTTAAAGAAAGCGACGAAACGGTTGTAGAAAGATGGGTGGAGAATGCGTATTGGCAATATTTTACGGGCGAAGATTTTTTTCAGACCCAGCAGCCTTTTGATCCGAGCAATTTTGTACACTTTAGAAAGAGAATTGGCGAGAAGGGGTTAGAATTCCTTTTAGGACAAAGCGTTTCTCTTCATCCGCAAGCCAAAACAGAAGATGAAGTTCAGATTGACACTACGGTTCAGGAGAAGAATATTACCTTTCCTACGGATTCAAAATTAGCAAAAAAAGTAATAGACAATTGCGTGAAAATAGCTGAAAAAGAAGGGGTAATTCAAAGGCAAAGTTATAAAAGAGTAAGCAAACAATTGTTGCGAGATGCTTATTTTGGGCACCATCCGAGAAGACAGAAGAAGGCAAAAATGGCAAGGAAGAAGCTCAGAACGATTGGCAAAAGAGTGCTTCGGGAATTGGAAAGAAAACTTCCTTCAACTATTTTGAAAGACTACGAAGACGTTTTTAAAATTTACCTCAAAGCACTCACCCAAGAACGTAATACGAAAGATAAAATTTACAGTTTGCACGAACCACAGGTTGCCTGTATTGCGAAAGGGAAATCGGGAAAGGCATACGAGTTTGGGACAAAAGTGGCGGTAGTGCGAGGTAGGAAAACAGGGGTCATCAGTTCCATAAAAAGATTTTCAGGCAATCCTCACGATAGCAAAACATTGGAAGAATCATTAGCACAAAGTGAGCGAGTCAGAAAATCCGTTGGAGGAACAAGACCTAATAAAGCGAGTACAGACCGAGGTTTTAGAGGAATAAAATTAGTAGAAGGAACGGTAATTTTGCTTCCCACAAAAAAAGAAAAAACAAAATATGAGCAACAAGTTGCAAGATTGAGATTCCGAGCAAGAGCAGCGATAGAGCCTTGTATCTCGCATTTGAAAAGAAACCACTCCTTAGGATTAAACTTCCTTAAAGGAGTAGCTGGAGATATTAATAATGCCTTATTAGCAGGCATCGGATACAATCTGAAGATGAGATTCAACCAAATCAAAGAGCAAATCACTCTTTGGCTCGAAATTCTTCTCCGAACTTTTTTATGCAAGTATAATTTTCAAAATGAAAACTAGCTTTTTAAGGAATGACTAATTAGAATATTGTCCGTTACTCAAATCAAAATCATTTACGTCTCTTAAATTTCTGGTTAACTTATTTTCGTAAGTTAAGCTCACAGTGACATTTGATGAATCGGATAAAGGCTCAGAATAGGCTGTTGTAAAACGATATCTGTTGGTTTGATTTTTTGTCTTGGAAACCTGATTTCTTATATCATTTAGATTTGCGGTTTGGTAGAAAATAGTTTGGGAATTATTGGTGTTTTCCCTTTTAGATTCTGAGATTGTAGTGTTGATATTGGCTGACCAAACACGGCCTTTCTTTTTAAATTTTCTTGAGAAATAAAGGTTAGGCGAAAAATTATTGTTTTCAGTTTTAGAACTTGTAAACGATTCGCTTTCGTTCAGAAGTAAATTATCTTTTAGAGTAGATGATTTTGAATTGCTGAAATTAAAACCTTCTGTTCGTGAAAAGTTGGGTGAAAAATAAATGTTGGTAAGAGAATCTATTTTTATTCTTGCTGAAGTAGCAAAACTATACTGTTGGCTATCATTTTCTCCGTTGCTTTCTGTGTTTGTTTTTAAAGTAAATTCCGGTAATAAAGTGGTTCTGGAAACTCTTGATCTTGTTTCGAGATTATTATCAATGTGCATGAGACTCAAAGATTCTAGATCTGTTTTTTTGTCGAATTTATCACTGTAATTAAATCCTACCGTCGTACTGCGTTGGATTCCTTTGGTGTTGTTTCCGCCCTGTGTGTAATACGTATTTCCGCCGTCGCTAACTACAGATCCGCCCTGCATAAGCCATGAATTTCTTCCGTGTCCCATACTGTCGAAGACCTCATCATTAGAAAATCCCTGAGAATTGATATTGTTTGACGAAGCCAAAAGACTGATTTTGGTATCTTTTTTAAAATAACTTAAAAGTAAACTGCCTTCATAGCGTTCATCAGAACCGTATCCTACGGTCAGTCGAGATAAGAGACCTTTGTTTTTCTTTTCGTCGATATTAAAATTAATGGTGGTATTCTTCGATTTCGGAGCTTTGCCACTCAATTCTTCTTCTTTGGTTTTTGTAGTGGTAAACTGAATGTTTTTAATAATATCTGCCGGAAGATTTTGCAATGCTATTTTCCCATCTTTGTCGAAAAACGGTTTTCCGTTGATCATGATCTGGTCTACTTCTTTCCCATTAACGGTAATTTTCCCGTCGTTGCTTACTTCAACACCAGGAATTTGTTTTAAAAGTTCTTCAATTTTACTGTCTGGCCTTACTTTTATCGCAGAAGCATTAAACTCGATCGTATCTTTTTTTATTTTAACAGGCGAAGCTGAAATGGTTACTTCTTCGATATTTTGTACAGAGTTTTTCTCCAATTCAATTTCTCCAAGGGAAACTGATTGTTTAATAATATCAAAACTTTTTGAGTACGTTATATATTTTTCAGCATCAATTTTTAGAATAGTTGATTCTGAGAACTCATCAGTTTTTAGAGAGAACTTTCCTTCGCTGTTGGTTGGCGTATAATTGACGATGGAGGAATCTTTTTGTTTCAATAAATAAACGGTGACGTTTTCAATTGGTTTTTTTTCAAAGTTTAAAACTTTTCCGTCTATGCTTAATTTTTGCGCATTTAATAATAAATTGCTGATTACAAAGAACAATAACCAAAACTTTTTCCCCATTTATAGATGTTTAAGGCGCAAAAGTAATAAAAAAACATCCCGTGGATGGGATGTTTATAGTTAAAGTGAGTTAATTTTTTATGAAATTAAGCTTTCAGATATCTTGAGTAAGCGTAGCCTTCTTGTCCGTCAGCAGTTTTTACTTTCCACCAATCGTCTGAAGTTTGCTCAACCAAAGTTACAGAAGCTCCTTTAGCTGCTTTTCCTACAACAGCAGCTTCCGTAGAAGGCTCTTGTCTGATGTTTAAATTTGAATCTTCAGTGGCAACCGTAAGATTGGCACCTGCAGCAAGACCAGCAACCTGTACATCAATATTAATATCTGTAGCAGAATACGTAGAATCAATTGCTCCTAAAGCGTTCCAAACAGCATCTTTTGTCGCTGTATTTGATGCATTTCCGGAAACATAAAGAATTCCGTCCTGCTCCTGAACCTGTAAGTTTGAAACTCCTGCAGACTGAGCCGCAGAAACTACACTTGAATATTTATCTTGTAATGTGCTCATTTCTAATTATTTTACCACTAAGTTATTGTTATATTTTCCAACTTTTAAAGCATCCACAGATTCTTTAATTTTTCTAGCCTGAGCTGAAGATACATTTCCTGTAAGCGTTAGTTCGTTGTTTACAACTTCTACTTTTACAGATGGGAAATCTTTCACAGCATCCTGTACTTTTTGCTGAACCATAGGATCTACAGCTGAAGCCGTTTCTACAGGCGGTGGTGGAGGTGGCATCATTTCTACAGTTGCCATATCATGCACATCTTTTACACCTTTTATTTCTTTCAGAGATTTTATAGCAGCGTCTTTTTCAGCCTGAGTGGCAAAAGTTCCGCCAAGATGGGCAACGCCTTCTTTTACTTCAATAGTTGCTGTAGGGCTTGTAGCTACAATTGTTGTTGCCTGAGTCTGAAGCTCAGCATCAGAAACTTTCTTTTTACACGAAATAGCTCCAAATGATACTGCCAAAGCTAAGGCAGACATAGTGATTGTTTTTTTCATAATTAAGATAATTTAATGTTTTCGTTAGACTCAAATGTAATAATAAAATCTATACCAATTATGTGAAAAAATAATAATTTTTAAAAATATTTAGTTTTAATCTTTTCATAATCTGATGTTTAATTTTAAGAATAATGAAATTAATAAGCTCGTAAACAAAGTTTTATCCTAAAATATAAAACTATTATATTTGTGCAATTGATAATAGATATGAAAGGACAAAACAAACTATTTTTTGCCATCATTATTGCACTTGTTTTGGGTGTAGCAATTGGAGGCTTAGTTCATTTACAGTATCCTGAAAGCGCAGAGCCGTTTTCAAAAAATATAAAACTCCTCGGAACCATCTTCATCAGACTGGTTCAGATGATTATTGCACCGCTGGTTTTTACCACTTTGGTGGTAGGAATTGCCAAAATGAGCGATATTAAAATGATTGGGAGGGTAGGATCTAAAGCGATGCTTTGGTTTATTTCTGCATCTCTTGTTTCTCTTTTTATAGGTTTAATTTTGGTCAACTGGCTTGAACCGGGACATGTAACTAAACTTCCGATACAAGACGTGGCTTCTGCAGATGAACTTTTAAAATCGAGCAAAGGGTTTTCTATGGAAGATTTTGTGAAGCATGTTGTTCCTAAAAGTATTTTTGAAGCTTTTGCAACCAATGAAGTACTTCAAATTGTGGTTTTTTCAATCATGTTTGGGGTAGCTTTGGCTAATTTGGGAGACGAATATGCGCAGCCTGTCATCAAATTGTTTGATGTGGTAGCTCATGCAATTCTTAAAATGGTAGGATATATTATGTGGTTTGCTCCGCTAGGTGTATTGGGTGCCATTGCAGCGGTTGTTGCGACGAATGGTTTTGAAATTTTTAAAGTGTACGCTATTTACCTGCGAGATTTTTTCTTTGCTATTGCAGTGCTGTGGCTTGTTTTATTAATCGTAGGATATTTAATCTTAGGAAACCGTTTATTTGAATTGTTAAGGAGAATTAAAGCACCTTTGCTTATTGCTTTTTCTACAACAAGTTCGGAAGCAGTTTTCCCTAAATTGGTTGAGGAATTAGAAAGATTTGGCTGTAACAATAGAGTAGTATCGTTTATTTTACCATTAGGGTATTCATTTAATTTGGATGGAAGTATGATGTACATGACGTTTGCATCGATTTTTATTGCTCAGATTTACGGAATTGAAATGTCTATCGGGCAACAAATTACCATGCTTTTAGTATTGATGTTAACCTCAAAAGGTATTGCAGGTGTTCCGAGAGCATCTTTGGTAATTATCGTGGCTACCTGTTCGATGTTTGGAATTCCACCGGAGGGAATTGCTTTAATTCTTCCTATTGATCACTTCTGCGATATGGCTAGAAGTACGACCAATGTTTTGGGGAATGCTTTAGCAACTTCTGCCGTTTCAAAATGGGAAGGTCAGCTCGAAAATCACGGGGGAGATATGTAAGTTAATGTTTAGATATTCTAAATTACAGATGAAAAATTGTATAATATTTCTATTAATTTTATGTACTCAAAAGTTCTTTTCTCAAAAAGGAAATTTTAATCTCGAGAGTGAAATACGACTTGAAAAGCAGGTCAAATTTTCAAAAATAATTGATAGTTTAATAGAGGTAGAGCCTAAACAGTACTCAACTCTTATTGCAGATGGATCATCAATATATTCTGATAAAGAAAATAAAAAACTTGGTGAAGGAGGATTTACTATATATGTTATGAGGTCGATCATGACAAAAAAAATAATCAAAATATCTAAATCCTCAGTAATGCATGTAAAGGAAAATATGAAAAATAGTGAGGGTTTGAAGTATGAAATTTATTTTGATGATAATGAAACTCCAATATTTTCAAAAATTACTGAGAATCACTACAACACAAAAGAAGTTTTAAATTCAAGTTTGTATTTTTTGAGTTTACCTAAAGATTTGAAAATACTTGATGAAATTTATTATTCCAATATAGAATCTAAACAAAAATTACTTGAAATATTTGAAATTGTAAATACTTACAAAACAGATAGATTTTAAAATGCGAAAAATAGTAGAACATAAAAATATAATTGCTGATAAAGGTTTTTCCATTATCAGCAATGTTTTTTCTACGGAAGAAATTAGAAAAATAAGTGAAGTCATTCAAAATATAGATACTTCAAAAGAAACGTTCAGAAAGTCGGAAGATCTTTTTGCTATCAGACAATTTTTGAAAGAAATTCCTGAAGTAAAAGATTTGATTTTTAATGATAATTTAAAAGAAATCATTAAAGATATTTTTGGCGGAAAGTATTTTGTTGTTAAAAGTATTTACTTTGACAAACCTGAAAAGTCAAACTGGTACGTTACCTATCATCAGGATTTAACGATTTCTGTTGATAAAAAAGTTCAGTTAGATAATTTTGGACCATGGACGACAAAGCAAAATCAGTTTGCGGTACAGCCGCCTTTAGAAATTCTTGAAAATATCTTTACCATCAGAATTCATTTAGATGATACAGATGAAAATAACGGCGCATTAAAAGTAGTTCCAAAATCTCACGCAAAAGGAATTTACAGACCAGAAACGATCGATTGGAATGTAGAAACAGAAAATATCTGCAGTGTAGAAAAAGGTGGATTGATGATCATGAAACCTTTGCTTCTTCACGGTTCAAACCGAACAACCAACGGAAAGAAAAGAAGAGTGATTCACATCGAGTTTTCAGATAAAGAACTTCCTGAGGAATTGAATTGGTCTGAAAAAATCATTTAATATTACGTGTAATTCTTTAAAAACTTTAAAAAAGTATTTAACAAGAATGAAAAAAAATCACAGATCCCACCTACATTAATAAATAGATATTTAAAGCAACACCTACTTACCACCTACCTCGCGAAATAATCGATAAGTAGTTGATTATTAATAATTAAAAAGCATAGTTTTATGAAATATTATCAAGTTAATAAATACAAAAGCTATGAGAAAAACGTTTACAATTTTAGGGATAATTACCCTTTCTATGACTTCAAAAGCTCAAGTCGTAATTAATGAAATTTATACAGGAGGCGGATCAGCTGTTGCAACCTCAGTTTATAAATATGATTTTATTGAGCTGAAAAACATAGGTGCTACAAGTGTGACGCTTACTGGTGCTTATCTAAAATATGCAAGTAGCACGGGAAGCTTTTCAGATAGCCATGCAATACCAACTGTAACTTTAGCTCCCGGGCAGATTTATTTAGTTCAGGAAGGAAATGCAGGAACTAAAGGGGTCGATTTACCTATTACACCAGATTTAGTAGGAACTTTAAATTTGGCAACTATAGTAGGAAAAGTGGCATTAACATCTGATGCGACTGCACCTACTTCTTCTACCAGTACAAATGTTCTAGACTTTGTAGGTTACGGAACAAGCGCCAACCAGTTTGAAGGAGCAAGTTATGCACCTGCACCATCTAATGCGCTGTCTATTTCTAGAACTTCTGGTGATACCAATAATAATGCAGCAGATTTTGCGACAGGAACTCCAAGTCCACAGAATTCTTCTGGTGCTACATTGGGCATTTCTGATGTGAAAAATGTGAGATCGTTATTTGTAAAAAATACTTTGGTTAAAAACAATGAGATTATTTTCGGAGAAAAAGTAGATCAAGTGAAAATCTATGGAATGTCTGGGCAATTGGTAAAAACAGTTGTTTCTTTAAAAACAAATAACCTTGATGTTGCCGATTTACCAAAAGGAAATTACATCGTTACCGGAACAGTAAACAATCAATCTGTTTCTCAGAAAATTATGAGGAATTAAATAATTCATATTCAGTTAATTTAAATTAGAAGAAATCCGCCCCAGTTATGGAGCGGATTTCTTCTAATTCAAAATTTTGTTAAACTAATTGTTATTTCACAGAAATTTCATCCACAAAAACATAAGCTTCTCCACCTGCACCCTGATGCCATTCCGGAAGTTTTCCGAAGTGATATGCTTTTACTTTGATGTATCTTGCTTCAGTTGGAAGAACTGTTGTTCTGAAATCTTTTACTTGAACCGTTTCATTCTTTGCATCAATATCGTTTTCTAAAGTTTTCAAAAGGATAAATGTTTTTCCGTCCATTGAAGCGTAGTATTCTACTTTTTTAGGCATTAAAATCCAGGCCCTGCTGTCTTGTAAATACGTAGAAGAAATTTCATTAATCTGCTGTGGTGATTTAAAATCGATAATCGCTTCTACGGTTTGTCCCTGATAACCTTGCCATTCGCCTTTTCTCCAGTTGACATCTCCGTTGATACCGTCGATAATTGCCAATTTTCCACCCGCCGTATATTGAGGATTTACCGTTGCATTAATCGTTACATCCCAATGATTGGGTCTTCTGTTGAAGTTGGAAGTCGTAATTCCGCTTTTTTCGCCATTTCTTTCGGCATACGTAGAAACCTGTGTTGTTTTGTTGATGGTGAAAGGTTCTTTATATACTTTAAAAGTTTTTCTCACATTCTTGTCGTCTTCGTCCAAAGTCATATAATACACTTTGTCTTTTTCGTTAAGTGGAGTAATTTTCACCTGAGTGGTAAAATCAAAAATTCGGTCTGCAGCAATTACGGGAGATGCCGTTTGTTCGGTGTATTTTAAATCTTTAGCAACTTTTACATTTTCAAAACCTAAATGCTTAAGTTCACTTTTCGGAGTGTTTTTGGTGATAATTTTTGTCGTTCCGTCTTCTAAATGCAGCTTAACTTCATCAAAATAAGGCGTTACAGTTTCCCATTCAGGTTTTCCCGGAGTTACTGAATAAATTCCCAGAGAGCTTAAAATAAACCATGCACTCATTTGCCCACAATCTTCATTTCCAATCAATCCATCCGGAGTATTTTTATAGAAATTATCAAGAATAAATTTGATTTTTTCTTCTGTTTTCTGAGGTTTATCAACGAAATTATAAAGATAGGCGATGTGGTGACTTGGTTCGTTTCCTTGTGCGTATTGCCCAATCAATCCGGTAATATCAACCTGCTCTCTACCTGTTGTTTTATCGGAAGCTGAGAAAATAGCATCAATGAACTGTTCAAATTTTTCTTTTCCACCATGCGCCTGAATCAATCCCGGAATATCCTGTGGAACGAAGTATGAATAATGCCAAGAATTTCCTTCAGTGTAATTATTATTGACTTCACTTGGGTCGAAAGGCTCGTACCAGTTTCCGTTTTTTCTTGCCTGCATAAAACCGTTCTTTGGATTGTAAAGGTTTTTCCAGTTTTGAGAACGTTTCATGAAGTATTCGTAATCTTCTTTTTTGTTTAAAATTTTCGCCATTTGAGCGATACACCAGTCATCATAAGCGTATTCCAATGTTTTAGAAACACTTTCATGCTCATCATCAATGCTGATATAATTATTCTGTTTATAAGCATTTAAACCAAAAATATCCTGCATCGCCGAATTTTTTGCTGCTTCAAAAGCTTTTTCATAATCAAAACCTGTGATTCCTTTCGCCATCGCATCTGCAATTACAGAAACTCCGTGATAACCGATCATACATTCTGTTTCGTTGGAAGCCAGTTCCCAAACCGGAATTCTTCCCCCTTGTTCACGTTGTTTAATGAAAGTATTTACAAAATCTGCGGTTCTTTTTCTGTCTATTAAGGTCATCAAAGGATGCGCTCCTCTGAAGGTATCCCAAAGTGAGAAAACAGAATAATAATCGAAATCTTTCGCTGTGTAAAATTTGTTGTCTCTTCCACGGTATTTTCCGTCAACATCCATATTGATATTCGGTTGCGTGAAAACGTGATACATTGCCGTATAGAAAATTGCCAGTTTATCTTTATTGTCAGATTTTACTTCAATTTTAGACAATTCTTTATTCCAGTCTGCAACTGCTTGGCTCTGAATTTCACTGAAATTATTAGATTTGCCTTCAGCCAGCATATTTTTTCCTGCACCTTCATAACCAGTCGGAGAAATCGCCACTTTTACACTTATTTTTTCACCTTTTTTTACCGATGAGGTAAATGCTAAAGCTAATTTAGTTCCCGAAAAAGTATTGTTCTCGTTTTTACCGTTAAAGCTTTTGCTTGAAACTTTCATTGGTTTTGAAAACTCAATTCTTGCATAAATATATTGATTGGTTGCCCAAGCCTCACTTCTTCTGAAAACCTCAATTGTTTTGCTGTCGATAATTCTTACTTCACCTTCCAGAAGTTTATCGCGATGATTTAAGTCTAAAATAATATTAGCGTTCCCGGCTTTGTTGAATTTATATTCGTGGTAACCAACTCTTTTTGTTGTCGTTAAACGAACATCGATGTCGTGTTTATCTAATTTAACCGAATAAAAACCAGCCGTTGCTTTTTCGTTTTTATGAGAAAATTTTGATGAATATTCTTTTGGCGTTAATCCCGGTTTCCCCATCGTTGGCATCAACATAATGTCTCCGTAATCAGAAACTCCGGTTCCATTCAAATGGGTATGAGAAAATCCGTAGATCACAGAATCTGAATAATGATAACCGCTGCAGCCATCCCAGCTGCCATCAATTCTTGTGTCAGGGGAAAGTTGCACCATTCCGAAAGGCACAATGGCACCCGGAAAAGTATGACCGTGACCGCCCGTTCCAATAAAAGGATTTACATATTGCGAATAATTTTGTGAAAATGAATTATGAGCAATTAATCCTAAAAGAACGAATAATATTTTTTTCATGGTTTAAAATTAAAATCGCCCCTAAAATACACAAAATTTAGGTTTGCAAAAGAATTTATCTATCATACTCTTTGTTGATTCTAAATAGCTAAAATTTCCGTAAATTTGTGCTCAATTTATATTTTTATGTTGACTAAAGAAAAGATTCAGGATTTCCTTAAAGAAATTGAAGTTGATGACTTGGTGTCTAATTTTCAAGTAATGGGGAATGACGTTTATATAGATATGACCGCGCATTCACCGGCAATGCACGAAAAGAAAAAGCTTGAAGCAGCAATGAAGCAGGCTTTTGCAAGCGAATTTGGTGAAGAAATTAATTTAAAACTTAAAATAGTTTCTCCGGAGCCTAGTGAAGTTCAGCTAAGCCAAATCAAAGGAAAACAAATTCCTGGAATTCAAAATATTATTGCCATCGCATCCGGAAAAGGTGGTGTTGGTAAGTCTACCGTTTCTGCAAACCTTGCGGTAACTTTAGCAAAAATGGGCTTCAAAGTTGGGATTTTAGATGCCGATATTTACGGGCCATCTGTTCCTACGATGTTTGATACAGAAGGTCAGAAACCAATTTCTGTTGACGTAAACGGGAAAAGTTTAATGAAACCTATCGAAAATTACGGTGTGAAAATGCTTTCTATCGGATATTTTTCAGGAGCAAACCAAGCAGTAGTTTG is drawn from Chryseobacterium muglaense and contains these coding sequences:
- a CDS encoding GH92 family glycosyl hydrolase, which encodes MKKILFVLLGLIAHNSFSQNYSQYVNPFIGTGGHGHTFPGAIVPFGMVQLSPDTRIDGSWDGCSGYHYSDSVIYGFSHTHLNGTGVSDYGDIMLMPTMGKPGLTPKEYSSKFSHKNEKATAGFYSVKLDKHDIDVRLTTTKRVGYHEYKFNKAGNANIILDLNHRDKLLEGEVRIIDSKTIEVFRRSEAWATNQYIYARIEFSKPMKVSSKSFNGKNENNTFSGTKLALAFTSSVKKGEKISVKVAISPTGYEGAGKNMLAEGKSNNFSEIQSQAVADWNKELSKIEVKSDNKDKLAIFYTAMYHVFTQPNINMDVDGKYRGRDNKFYTAKDFDYYSVFSLWDTFRGAHPLMTLIDRKRTADFVNTFIKQREQGGRIPVWELASNETECMIGYHGVSVIADAMAKGITGFDYEKAFEAAKNSAMQDIFGLNAYKQNNYISIDDEHESVSKTLEYAYDDWCIAQMAKILNKKEDYEYFMKRSQNWKNLYNPKNGFMQARKNGNWYEPFDPSEVNNNYTEGNSWHYSYFVPQDIPGLIQAHGGKEKFEQFIDAIFSASDKTTGREQVDITGLIGQYAQGNEPSHHIAYLYNFVDKPQKTEEKIKFILDNFYKNTPDGLIGNEDCGQMSAWFILSSLGIYSVTPGKPEWETVTPYFDEVKLHLEDGTTKIITKNTPKSELKHLGFENVKVAKDLKYTEQTASPVIAADRIFDFTTQVKITPLNEKDKVYYMTLDEDDKNVRKTFKVYKEPFTINKTTQVSTYAERNGEKSGITTSNFNRRPNHWDVTINATVNPQYTAGGKLAIIDGINGDVNWRKGEWQGYQGQTVEAIIDFKSPQQINEISSTYLQDSRAWILMPKKVEYYASMDGKTFILLKTLENDIDAKNETVQVKDFRTTVLPTEARYIKVKAYHFGKLPEWHQGAGGEAYVFVDEISVK